Within Kineothrix sp. MB12-C1, the genomic segment TCTTTTCCGAACTTTAAGGAAACCTCTTCGGTCAGCGCTATATTTTCCGGCTTGGAATAATTTAATGCAGCTTTCCTGCATCCAACATATAAAAGCTTCTTAATATCTTCCATCCGGTGTACATTTCCGGCACCAGTTACAGGAAGTTCTGTTTTTACACATATTTCTTTAATGATATCAAGAGCCTCTTCGTGTTCAGCATCCCCTTTTGACATGTCGAAAATCAAAAGTTCATCCGCATTATTATCTTCATAAAAACAAGCCAGCTTTACCGGATTAGTATCAATAATCGTAACATCGGAAAGATTCTTAACTGCATTTCCTTTATAAAGATAGATACAGGGAACTAATTTTTTATAATCGCCATTCATGTATATGCTCCTTTTTTACAAACTGCCCTTTGTACTTAGCACATCTGTAATTCTTTCGTCTCTCATCACCGCTTCATCCAAAGCCTTACCGAAAGCTTTAAACATAGCTTCTATCATATGATGGTTATTTATTCCTGACAACATTTTCAAATGAAGATTCATACCGGCTGAATAAGAAATTGCATAAAAGAATTCTTTTACCAATTCGGTATCAAGTCCACCCACTCGTTCTGTCGTAAATGTACAGCCAAAGTCAAAATAGGGCCGACCGCATAGGTCAATAGAACATAAAGTAAGCGCCTCGTCCATGGGGAGGATAGAGGAACCATAGCGCTTAATCCCCACTTTATCACCTAGAGCTTCCTTAATAGCCTGCCCTAAGACGATCCCGGTATCTTCTACCGTATGATGACCATCCACCTCTAAATCACCCTTTACTTTTACCTTTAAATCAAAAAAGCCGTGCTTGGAAAATCCCTCCAGCATATGATTGAAAAAGCCGATTCCTGTATCGATTTCGCTCTTTCCCGTGCCGTCCAGATTAAGAGTCATGGAAATGTCGGTTTCCTTTGTTTTTCGTTCTAATGTCGTATTCCTTGCCATAAAACCACCATACCTTTCTATAATACCCTTTTAAGTCATGACTCTTCAAATCTTACTTTAATTGAATTCGCATGTGCCGTCAGCCCTTCGCTCTTTGCAAATAATTCGATATCCCTATGTACCTTAAAAAGGGCTTCTCTCGAATAAGAGATAATACTCGTCTTTTTCATAAAGTCATCCACATTCAAAGGGGAGAAAAACTTCGCAGTACCATTGGTAGGCAATATGTGATTAGGACCTGCATAATAGTCTCCCAGCGGTTCGGAAGAATATTCGCCGAGGAATATCGCACCTGCATTTTTAATCTTAGTCATAATCTCATAAGGATTAGCTGTTAATATCTCTAAATGCTCCGATGCAATTTCATTGGCAGCTTCGACAGCTTCCTCCATTGTATCAGCTATAAGAATATAGCCATAGTTATTCAACGACTTTTGAATGATTTCTGAACGCGACAACTCTTTTGTTAATCGCTCGGCCTGAAGAGATACCTCTTTTGCCAGCCCTTCACTCGTAGTAATTAAAATAGCACTTGCCATTTCGTCGTGTTCCGCCTGAGATAGAAGATCCGAAGCCACGTAGAGGGGATTGGCTGTCTCATCAGCCAGTACAAGAATCTCGCTTGGTCCGGCGATGGAGTCGATACTTACGTAACCGAAGCATGCCTTTTTAGCAAGAGCTACATAAATATTTCCCGGTCCGGTAATTTTATCAACCTTAGGAATGCTCTGAGTGCCGAAAGCCATAGCCGCAATCGCTTGTGCACCTCCTATTTTATAAACCTCATTCACTCCCGCTATATCTGCGGCAACTAAGGTGCCTGCATAAATCTTCCCTTTTTTGTCGGGAGGCGTGGTCATAATAATTCTCTCCACACCGGCTACTTTGGCAGGAATTACATTCATCAGAACGCTGGAAGGATAGGCGGCAGTACCACCTGGCACATAGACACCTGACAGACCGATAGGTGTAACCTTCTGCCCTAATATCGTGCCATCCTCTTTCGTATCGATCCAGCTATTGTGGAGCTGCTTTTCATGAAAGCTCTTTATATTGTCAGCGGCCTTTTTCATCACTTCGATAAGAGCCGGATCCACTTGCTTATAAGCCTCTTCGATTTCTGCTTTCGTTACTCTTACCGTCGATGCATCTATATGACATTGATCGAACTTCTCGGTATACTCGAAGATAGCTTCATCCCTTCGCTCCCGGACATTTGCAATAATATCAGCAACAATAGCCTCGAACTGACCGTAATTATTCGGACTTCTCTTTAATAATGTATTTAATAGATCTGTTTTAGATTCTGAGGTTAGCTTAATTATCTTCATTTACAGTCTTATTCCTTTCCGGTACAGTTTCAATTCTGTTCTTATTTCGATGCATCTGCCAGCGCAATGCGCGTACGTAAATCATGAATCAGCTTCTTGATACGTTCCGTTTCCATCTGCATACTCACCTGATTAACAATCATCCTTGCAGAAAGGGGACAGATTTCTTCCAGTACTTCAAGGCCATTCTCATTTAAGGTAGAACCGGTCTCGACAATATCTACGATAACATCCGATAGCTTCACGATAGGGCCGAGTTCTACAGATCCATTCAGCTTAATAATGTCTACCGTCTGATGTTTTTTGTTATAAAAGTAGTCTTTCGCAATATTAGGATATTTGCTCGCTACACGAATCATTTCATGATGTTTCAAAAGCTCCTTTGCGCTGGCAGGTCCGCATACGCACATTCTGCACTTGCCAAAACCGAGGTCCAATACTTCATAGACCCGTCTGTTTTCCTCCATAATGGTGTCTTTTCCAACCACTCCTATATCAGCAGCGCCATATTCCACGTAAGTAGGTACATCGGGCCCCTTGGAAAGAAAAAAACGAAGTTTTAGTTCCTCATTAACAAAAACAAGCTTTCTTGAGCTTTTGTCTTTCATTTCCTCACAAGTGATTCCAATTTCTTCTAAAAGCTCCAATGTTTTATTTGCAAGCCTTCCTTTTCCCAAAGCGAAGGTCAGATATCTTTCTTCTTTACTCATACCCCGCCTCCTCGTCTTTCTTCGGACTAAGAACTACCTTTTTCCCTTCCCTACGCAGCTTCTTTGCCCTTTCCAAGTCTTCCTTATAACTCGCTTGCGTATATGTTATGACCATCGCTGCGTCCGGAATCTTAACTTCTATATGTTGCCTGCTAAGAGCGGCCATCAAATCATCGATAACAATTACAAATCCGATGGCTGGTGCATTCTTCCCGAAACGGGATAAAAGAGTATCATATCTTCCTCCTGTTACAATCGCATCACCCACACCATAAGTATAGGCTTTGAAAATAACTCCCGTATAATAATGATATCGACTCAGCATTCCTAGGTCGAAAGAGACATATTTCTCAACGCCATAAGCACACAAAGCTTCATAAAGTTTCTCAAGTCGTTCAACCGCCTGAATCGCCCGTGAATTGCCGGTAAGTTCTTTGGCCTTAGAAAGAGCTTCTGTGGAGCCGAATAAATCGGTAACCGTTAACAACCTCTCCCGTAATATGGGATCGATATTTTTGCCGATTAAAAGTTCCTCCGCACCGAAATAATTTTTCCCTGATATGTATTCCCGAAGCTCACTCTCCGTCTCTTCATTAATCCCTGCTTCTATGCAAATCCCTTTGAAATATTCCACATTGCCGATGTTGAGCTGGAAATCCTGTATTCCGGTTTCTAATAAGGTCTCAATAATAAGGGCTGCCATCTCTGCATCCGCTTCCACACTCGCATCTCCAATGAGCTCCGCTCCCATTTGAGTCGCTTCCTTTAACTTACCTTGAAGATTAGTCGTATTCGTGAAGGTATTTCCCACATAACAGAAGCGAATCTGCACATTTTCATCCATAAAGTATTTCGAAGCGCATCTGGCCATAGAAGGCGTAAAATCCGGACGAAGTACGAGAGTCTCTCCTTCTTTATCATAAAATTTGTACAATTCCCTGGAAGGGGTCGTTCCTATTTCTTTTGAAAATACATCGAAAAATTCAAAGGTAGGTGTCTGTATATCTTCATATCCATAACTTCTTATCTTATCTAAAATCCATGTTTCTACGGTTAACTTTTTCGCATACTCGTTACCGTATATATCCCGGACGCCTTCCGGCGTATGTAGAAATTTCATATCCATAATACTAGAATCCCCTTCTTTTGCTTTATCAAGTTACAGTGATATCAAATTAGCACAACAAATTACACGTAGTATAACGCAAAAAAGGAATCTTGTCAAATAAGGAATTCTCTATCCTCTAAATCTTTCTGAAGGACATCCAAATAGGGAACAAAAACGCCATTTTTCTTCGGTATCACATATTCCGGATTCAGTTCCTCAAAGCGGAAGCTCTTCCGCCCTCCTCCAGTGGCCCTCTCCCAGAAGAAAGCCAGCATATCGTAAGTTAAATAGTAAAATAAATCTTTATGCGTGTAATAAATGATAAAAAAAGCGATACCTCTTTGCTTTTCGAATTGCTTCATGAATTCTACCTGATGTTCATGTATATTCTGAAGGGCAAAGGTATCAGTTCCGCATTCTTTCGCATCAAAGCATACCGGTATTCCTTGTACAGCCCCGATATAATCGACGGTACTTTTCTGCTCGAAGTAAGCTAAGGTGATATGCCTGCTTTGCTTATCGATAGTAATTGGAGTGATCGGTGTTGGCACCTTCTGAATAAGAGCCAGTCCGCTTTCCAAATATCTTTCATTTGTTAGGTTAATAAGATCCTCTAAGGTAGAACCCCGAAGACCTCTCGAATTCCAAGTTCCCATTTTCTTTCCTATTCCAGCCTTTTATAAGTCATCTTCTATTAAATGAAAAATCGGGGGTTCTTCTGCAATCAGCTTTTTTTCACTAATTGCTTCGAATTCTCCGGTAAGTACCGGGAATTCCAAACGGTGAGCATGAAGAAGCTGGCTTTCCACTTTATACTTTTTCTTATAGTTATCGTTGAACTTGCGGTCTCCATACTTATAGTCGCCCAGAAGAGGATGGCCGATGGAAGCAAGGTGTGCTCTAATCTGATGGGTCTTGCCCGTAATCAGTTCTACTTCCAACAACGTTTTATCTCCTATAACCTTCAAAGGTTCATATTTCGTCTTAATAAAGGAAGATTCTGCTCCATTCGGCCGCTTTGTAACGACTACCTTATTTTTCTTCTCATCTTTTGTCAGATAGCCCTCAATCAAGGTAGCATGTACAATCTTCCCCTTCACGTAAAGTCGGTAATATTTATGAAGGCTTCTATCCTTTAATAATTCACTCATTTTCTGACTGCCTGCAATTGTCTTTCCGCAGATGACCATACCACTCGTATTGCGGTCCAGGCGATTACAAACGGAAGGCCTGAACGTATGTAATTCTTCTTTTGTGATTTCTCCATGCATCAGCAGATATCCAATAAACCATTCATTGAGAGAAAGGTCTTCCGGATGTGCTTTCTGCGTCAATAACCCGGCAGGCTTATTCACAATTAAAACATGATGGTCTTCATAAATAACGGGAAGCTTTCCATATGCTTCATAAGCTTTTTTATAATCTTTATACTGTCGGTCTAAAGATTCCGGAATCTCCGACCCTTTCCCTTTCATCTTTTCCAAGGTTTCCTCTGAGAAAAAGAGACGAATTTCATCGCCGATTATCAGCTTCTCATTTCCGGAGGCTTTTTTACCATTAAGTACGATGTTCTTTTTGCGTAGCATTTTATAAAGAAAGCTATTCGGAGCTTCTTTCAAATATTTATGTAAATATTTATCTAGGCGCTGGCCTGCTTCATTTTCTTTTATAATTAAAAGTTGCATAATAATCATGCCTTTCTTATAGTCCAGGCTCGATGCCATTTATAGCGTAATCGACAGTAAGCAGCTCAGAATATCTTGTAATTTTTTCTCGGCATCCTCGTTTTTAATACCTTCCAGACTTTTTAAATTATCGAGACTTTCACAATACTTTTGTAGATTTGTATCAATTTTAACCGTTATATTTTTATAGCCGCTCTGTTTTAGCATACTTTCGATATGCCGGGCACAAGCCTTTTCGTCACAGGTAGCATCTTCCGAGAAGCCACAGATAATGGAATCCTTCACGACCATATGACTGACTTGATAATTCTTCTGATAGGAGGTGAAAAACAAATCGTAGAGATAGGTGAGGCCTTCTTCTTGTTTCTGAAGCCTCTGGTGTGCCTCATCCGAACAGCCTCTGGCCTTTAGAAACATTATCATAGAAACCGCACTTCTACTGGCAGGAAGAAGGCCGACCACTGCGGCAATTGTCCATATACTCTTCTTATCTCCCCCGTTAAGCCATAAGCCAATTCCAAAAATACCCAAGGATAACGCGAACATAAAAACAGTCCTTATAATAACCTTTATGCGTTGTGCCACTAAATAACCATATTCACCCTTTTTTACTCTACTGCCGATTTTCTTTCGTTCCATACTATCATTTCACTTTCTGTATTATTTCAATTACCAATCATTGTGTTTTATTTATATTATTTAATTATCCTAAGATTTTTTATGCCCGTTACTTTAATAAGTTCATAATTCCTAACAACCAGGAATGAGGTATCACTTTTGCCATAACATGGAAGGATTTGATAGGAAGGCTGCAGACGGATATCGCTTTCTTATCGTACGAATCTAAAAGGGCTTCTCTTACTACTCTCTCTACATCCACCATCGTCCATTTCTTAAGGCCAAGGGTGGAACCGGAACGTTCTGCAACATCGAAAAACTCTGTATCCACCGGCCCCGGACAAACTGCTGTTACCCATATATTCCGTCCGCGCAGTTCTTCCCTCAATGCCCTCGAAAAACTGAGTACATAAGATTTGCTGGCCGCATAAACAGCAAAATTCTTCTGCGGCAAGAAGCCTGCACTGGAAGCGATCTGGAGGATACGACTGTTCTTTTGCATATAAGGAATGCAGTAATAAGTCATTCTGGTCAATGCTTTACAATTCACATCCAACATATCCAGTTGCTCTTCAATACTAAGGGAGTCGAATGCTCCCATTAAGCCAAAGCCTGCACTGTTAACGAGCATACGAATCGTTACGTCCTCGATTTCAAGGATCTTGCCGAAAGCGCGCATATCATTTACATCGGTCACATCCATGGCAATTACCTTCGTCGGCATCTCAATGAGCTTAGCCAGCTCAGTCATACGTTCTTTCCGCCTTGCGATAAGCCAAATTTCATCCATCTTATGAAAAATCTTATCCATCTGCAAAGCAAATTCCAATCCCAGGCCAGAAGATGCACCGGTAATAATCGCTATATTTTTTCTTTTCATAAAATTCACCCTTTTCTATTTTTATTTCCCCGTTCACATTTTAGGGTCTTTCCTTTACTTTTTCTTATGAACATTTCGTATTGTTTTCTTCTTAAATGATGCAGATTTTGTATTTTTCGTTCTTCTATCTTTTACCGAACCATTCGGGGATGATGTCTTTTTACCTACTGAAGGCACGGCAGCTCTCGGACGGATTAAACATTTTTTATCGAATCCGATGAGATCTTCCCTGCCTGCACTGACTAGTGCTTCATATACGAGATCGTAGTTCTTAGGATTCCGATACTGTATCAGCGCTCTCTGCATCGCCTTTTCATGCGGGTTTCTGCAGACATATACATTTTTGCCATCCCGCGGATCGATTCCGGTATAATACATAACGGTAGATACGGTGGAAGGAGTAGGGTAAAAATCCTGCACCTGCTCCGGCATATAACCCAGGTCACGCAAATACTCCGCAAGCTCTATGGCCTCCTTTAACGTAGAACCGGGATGGGAGGACATCAGATAAGGAACGAGGAACTGTTTTTTATCCAACTGTTCATTTATCTTTTTATATTTTTTGATGAAACGCTCATAGACAGCATTTTCCGGCTTTCCCATTTTCGATAGAACAGCATCGGAAATATGCTCCGGTGCCACTTTAAGCTGACCGCTGACATGATGTTCCACCAGCTCCTTGAAAAAAGTATCGTCCGCATCTTCCATAAGATAGTCAAAACGAATGCCGGAACGTATAAATACCTTTTTCACCTTCGGAACCTCCCGCAATTTACGCATAAGCTTAAGGTAATCACTATGGTCAACGGTAAGATTCTTGCAAGGAGAAGGGAACAAACACTGTTTAGTCTTACACACTCCTTGTGTGAGCTGTTTTTCACAGGAGGGATGGCGAAAATTAGCGGTAGGTCCGCCCACATCATGTATATATCCTTTGAAATCTTTATCTTCTGTAATTAAATGTGCTTCCTGCAAAATGGATTCATGACTTCTCACCTGCATCGTCCTTCCCTGATGAAAGGTGAGGGCACAGAAATTACAGCCCCCAAAGCAGCCTCTGTTACTGATTAAGGAAAACTTAATCTCTGAGATAGCAGGAACTCCGCCCATTTCTTCATAAGAAGGATGGTAAGTCCTCTGATAAGGCAAGTGGTATACGTAATCCATCTCCTCTGTGGTCAAAGGCTTCGAAGGTGGATTCTGTACGACATAAACACCGTTCGGATAGGCTTCTATTAAATAATTTCCTGTGAAAGGATCGGTATTTTCATACTGTAGGGCGAAGCTATCCGCATACTTCTTGCTATCCTGCTTCATTTCTTCATAAGAAGGAAGTTCTATACTATCATAGATTCCGGATATATCCCTTGTTTTATACACAGTTCCCATAATAAAAGTAATATCTTTTACGCTAATACCGCTGTTTAGGGCATCTGCAATCTCTACGATGGAATGTTCTCCCATACCATAAGAAATTAAGTCCGCCTGTGAATCCAATAGAATGGAACGTTTGAAGCTGTCCGACCAATAATCATAGTGAGCAAGTCTGCGCAGACTCGCTTCAATTCCACCGATAATAATGGGTACTTCCTTGTAAGTTCTGCGTATTAGATTGCCATATACTACGGTTGCATTATCCGGTCTTTTATAAGCTTCTCCACCCGGAGTATAGGCGTCGCTTTGTCTTCTCTTTTTCGACACATAATAATGATTCACCATAGAGTCCATATTCCCGGATGCAACAAGAAATCCAAGACGAGGCTCCCCAAATACAGTGATACTTTTATCATCCTTCCAATCCGGCTGCGAAATAATTGCAACGCTATAGCCATTCGCTTCTAAGATCCTGCTAATTACTGCATGACCAAAAGAAGGATGGTCCACATAAGCATCTCCTATCACATAAACGAAGTCAGGTTGTTCCACACCCTGTTCTAATAATTCTTCCTTTGTTATCGGTAAAAATCCATTCACCCGTTCAATTCTCCTATCTTTGCAATTCATCCAAATCTCATTCTTTTGTTTGTGAAACTATTTCTTTATGTATACAACGGAGAAAATTCCATAAAGTCTTCGATATAATAATCGGCTAATTCCTTCTTTTTCTCCCTTTGTGTTCTGGAATATAAATCTTCTACAGCACATACCCTCATTCCGGCAGATTTTCCGGCCGTAATTCCGGCAACAATGTCCTCGAACACAAGACATCTGGAAGGCTCCACCTTAAGCCTATCCGCTACTGCCAAATAAATATCAGGGGAAGGCTTTCCGCGTTCCACCTCGCAAGAAGTCATGATACAGGAAAAGTATTTTGATATATCGTGTACCTTTATAACATTTTCTACCAATTCCCTGGAATTACTCGTTGCGATTCCTAATTTGATCTTATTTTTACGACAATATTTCAGAAAAAGGTTCACTCCATTTTTCAAAGGAACTTCATTGCTATATTTATCCCAAGCCATTCGATTCCAATCATCCTTTATTTTCTGAATGGGATCAGGAAGTTGAAAATGTTCCTTAAAAAAGTGAGCGGTCTCGCTAAAGCTCTTTCCTTCTATCTGCCCCTGTAACCCGGAAGGAAGATTCAGCCCAAACCTCCCAAGGTATTCAATATCTATCTGTTCCCAAATCCACATGGAATCTACCAAGGAACCGTCCAAATCAAAAATAACTGCATCAATATTATGTAACATTATCTTAAAAACCTTTCTCTCTTATCCAACTCAATATCATACCATAAATGAAAGGAATCCGCACGTTATACTTTATATAAATAGGAGAAACAAAACAAATGTTTTACAACGGAAAAACCGCCTGACTGCACAAACAATCAAGCGGTTTCTTGTTTTAATAACGTTCTATCCTATCATGAAAAAACCTACTGCCGCAATAATATAAACCGATATTAGCTTAAGGCCTTCCATCCAGTCGGTCCTTCCTGCCTTTACAATATGGTTTACAATAAATACGCTGGCTCCAAACAAGAAAATTTCTCCTGCTTTAAAAACAATGCTCATAGGCGTTTCCGATATGAAAAGACTCATAATAACCGAAATCGGAATGACGAATAGTACGATTTGTAAACTGGAGCCTACTGCAATTTCAATGGCGATATCCATTTTATTCTTAAGAGCCATAATAATTGCTGTGCTATGCTCCGCTGCATTTCCTACGATAGGTATCAGAATAATACCTATGAACATCTGGGAAATTCCGGCTGCTTCTGTCATCGGTTCGATACTTCCCACCAGAAATTCTGATTCGACAGCAATCAGGATAGTGGCTACTGCAAGAATGACGGTACTGGCAATAAGGCTCCACTGAGCCTCTTCTTCTTCGTCCTTTTCATCATATAGATCATTCTGGCTTTTGAAGGAATAAATAACACCGACAACATATGTGATGAGCATAATGATGCTTGTAATAATGCTAAAGGTCATATATTTTCCAACAATGACATCCTCTTGTATCTTCGCGGTAAATACGGCAGGCATAGCAAGAGCCACTACGGCAAATAAAAGCATGGTTGCCGTGGAGCGGCCTAATTTCGCATCGTATTTCAGCACCTTATGTTTCAAGCCTCCGGCTAGTATGCTACAGCCGAGTACTAATAAAATATTTCCAAGTACAGAACCTGCTAACGTAGCCTTTACCACATCAAACAGTCCTGCCCTGATGGCAAAGAAGCTAATGATAAGCTCCGTCGCATTTCCAAATGTGGCATTTAAGAAACCGCCCGCTTTCGGTCCCGTATAAACAGCGATAGATTCGGTAGCGCTCCCCAGGTATCCGGCTAACGGTATAATAGCGATACAGGCCAAAATAAACATGGTAGTTGCATTCCAATTCATAAAATATCCTACGAAGGAAAGGGGGACACTAATTAATAAAATTCTTAGATATTTCATACTCTTCAACCTCACTCTTACTAAATTATGTTAAATCTCTCTGCCTGAAAATTGGCTGTCCAATTACGTACTGTCAATTTGATGAATTATGATCCTAAAAGCAAACAAAATCAACCATAATCACCTATAAATTAGCAACTTCTTAACATATCTTTCTGCCTTATTCGACATTTTTCCTTCGGTTTTCCTCCTTCATATGTAAGATATGCATAGCAAAAGTAAGTGGAACGCAAACGCGGAGTGCTTTTATTCTATAGGATCAACACTTCTACAATTTAATGTAACAAGGTCTTTCTTATAGAATAAAAAAAGCAGAATGAATTAACATTCCGCTTCCCTTGCTTTTATTTGACTTCAAGTGGGTCAATGCCCGCAACCGCCTTCGCATTGATCACAACCCATACCGCATGATTTTCCGTTTTTCTTTGCCCGAACCATACTTCTCACGGCCAGAGCAACGATACCTAACACAACAACTGCAACAATAGCTGTTCCCATACTGCACCTCCTTTAGGATAATTGATTCCGGTAGATTTTCTATTACTCCACCATAATCTTAAGTGCCATATCCTTACCAATAGCAACTCTGGAATCTTTGATGTTAACAATCATATTGCCACCAATCTCCGACACAACCGTTACAATACCTCCAGTTACAAAGCCGAGATTCTCCAAAAAGCGCCTCGTCTCTTCCTTGCCGCCTATTTTACGAATTACGTTAGATTCTCCTGCTTTTACCATTGTTAAAGGCATCTTTATCCTCTGCTTTCCTGAGCATTCCATATCCTGTAGCTCATCTGAATTATTATATGATTTTGATAATTATTTTCATTTCATTTTATATGGTTAGTATATTCTAACTGACAATGGTTGTCAAGAATTTTATAGATAATTTGAACCAATAATTATAAATTGCTAGGGTAAAGTTTTTGTAGGATATTAATTGAATAAAAAGAGAACGCCTCTTTGTGTTATGATTTTAACGACTAAGAAAAAATCGGACACAAAGGAAGGTGCTCTCTATGATTAAAAGTATACAACAGTTTGAAGAAAATGGGGCAAAAAATTTAACAGGAGTTCTGGAAAAGTTTTTGAAAGATCCTCAACAACAAGCAGAGTTTATCTATGGAATTACAGATAGTGTAGTACAGTTAGGACTGGACATGATTGCGGAGACTTTTGAAAGTATGGATGAAGAACTGAGAAACAGCGGATACAGAAGGAGAAACTGGGTCATAAGCAGACGAGATGAAACATCCCTGATTACCAGCCTTGGAACTGTGAGATATTGCAAGACACTGTTTAAGAACAAGAAGACTGGAGCCTGTGAATATCTGCTAGATCGGATCATGGGATTAGAAAGCCATGTAAGGATGACAGAAGATGCACAGGCGCAGATGCTTGAGGAAGCGGTCGACAGTAGCTATCGCAAAGGAGGAATCAGAGCCAGTCTTTCCGAAAAAGTCAGCAAACAGACAGTAAAAAATAAGATACATGATCTGAAATTTCATACAAAACCAGAAAAAATAGAGAATAAAAAACAGGTTTCCTATCTTTATATTGATGCAGATGAAGATCATGTGTCATTGCAGTATCTCGAGAAAAAGGGAGATATCACGAAACCTCGAAGCAACACCAGTATGCCTAAAATAGCCTATGTATATGAAGGTGCGGAATCAGAAGCGCCTAAAAGCGAAAGGTTTAAGCTGATCAATCCGAAGTACTTTGGGGGCATATATGAGGGAAGCAAAGGAGTAGAACAGTTCTGGCGAGAGATTTATGAGTATATCAGCGCCACCTATGACATGGATGCCATAAAACAGATTTATATTAATGGAGATGGTGCAGCCTGGATAAAAAGCGGACGTAAATTTATAGCCGGATCAACCTTCGTACTGGATAAATTCCATATGCAGAAATATATCACAGCAGCAACTTCGCATTTAATGGATTCGTCAGAGGATGCAAGAAGTGAACTGTATGGTGCCATACACAAGAGAGCGAAATGGATGGCATCCGAGACCTTTGAAAAAATCCTGAATATAACAGAAAACGAAGCACAAAGGAAAAAGGTAGAAAGTAGTATGGCTTATATCCTAGGGCATTGGGATGGGATCATGCAGGGTTTGAGAAATAAAGAAACACAAGTGGGATGCAGTGCAGAAGGACATGTGAGCCATATCTACGCAGACAGGATGAGTTCCAGACCATTAGGGTGGAGTAAGCATGGAGTTCACCAAATGGCAAAGCTAAGGATTTATAAAGCAAACAAAGGAAATATGTTGGAGTTGGTGAGAATGCAAAAGCAGGAGTTGCCCATAGCAGTGGGTACAGAAGAAAGAATCTATTTAAGCAGCGAGATGTTTCGATTGGAAAGCAAGCGACTGACAGAGGAACAACGCTATGTAGAAAGGATAACTCATAGCATTCCCTTTCCAGAAGTGAAAAAGATAGCTTATTTTAAAAACCACATTTGGGGATTGTAAAAAGAATAGAAAGTAGGTATATTGTGAAAAGAGGTTAAATCTAAAACACATCAAGGGGATTCTCTACCCAATTAAATCCTACAGTAAATTTACGCTATCTTATAAATTGTTACATTTGCTGTTTTAGTTGGAATATGATATACTAAAAAC encodes:
- the hisB gene encoding imidazoleglycerol-phosphate dehydratase HisB translates to MARNTTLERKTKETDISMTLNLDGTGKSEIDTGIGFFNHMLEGFSKHGFFDLKVKVKGDLEVDGHHTVEDTGIVLGQAIKEALGDKVGIKRYGSSILPMDEALTLCSIDLCGRPYFDFGCTFTTERVGGLDTELVKEFFYAISYSAGMNLHLKMLSGINNHHMIEAMFKAFGKALDEAVMRDERITDVLSTKGSL
- the hisD gene encoding histidinol dehydrogenase, which encodes MKIIKLTSESKTDLLNTLLKRSPNNYGQFEAIVADIIANVRERRDEAIFEYTEKFDQCHIDASTVRVTKAEIEEAYKQVDPALIEVMKKAADNIKSFHEKQLHNSWIDTKEDGTILGQKVTPIGLSGVYVPGGTAAYPSSVLMNVIPAKVAGVERIIMTTPPDKKGKIYAGTLVAADIAGVNEVYKIGGAQAIAAMAFGTQSIPKVDKITGPGNIYVALAKKACFGYVSIDSIAGPSEILVLADETANPLYVASDLLSQAEHDEMASAILITTSEGLAKEVSLQAERLTKELSRSEIIQKSLNNYGYILIADTMEEAVEAANEIASEHLEILTANPYEIMTKIKNAGAIFLGEYSSEPLGDYYAGPNHILPTNGTAKFFSPLNVDDFMKKTSIISYSREALFKVHRDIELFAKSEGLTAHANSIKVRFEES
- the hisG gene encoding ATP phosphoribosyltransferase, translating into MSKEERYLTFALGKGRLANKTLELLEEIGITCEEMKDKSSRKLVFVNEELKLRFFLSKGPDVPTYVEYGAADIGVVGKDTIMEENRRVYEVLDLGFGKCRMCVCGPASAKELLKHHEMIRVASKYPNIAKDYFYNKKHQTVDIIKLNGSVELGPIVKLSDVIVDIVETGSTLNENGLEVLEEICPLSARMIVNQVSMQMETERIKKLIHDLRTRIALADASK
- the hisZ gene encoding ATP phosphoribosyltransferase regulatory subunit, giving the protein MDMKFLHTPEGVRDIYGNEYAKKLTVETWILDKIRSYGYEDIQTPTFEFFDVFSKEIGTTPSRELYKFYDKEGETLVLRPDFTPSMARCASKYFMDENVQIRFCYVGNTFTNTTNLQGKLKEATQMGAELIGDASVEADAEMAALIIETLLETGIQDFQLNIGNVEYFKGICIEAGINEETESELREYISGKNYFGAEELLIGKNIDPILRERLLTVTDLFGSTEALSKAKELTGNSRAIQAVERLEKLYEALCAYGVEKYVSFDLGMLSRYHYYTGVIFKAYTYGVGDAIVTGGRYDTLLSRFGKNAPAIGFVIVIDDLMAALSRQHIEVKIPDAAMVITYTQASYKEDLERAKKLRREGKKVVLSPKKDEEAGYE
- a CDS encoding Holliday junction resolvase RecU — translated: MGTWNSRGLRGSTLEDLINLTNERYLESGLALIQKVPTPITPITIDKQSRHITLAYFEQKSTVDYIGAVQGIPVCFDAKECGTDTFALQNIHEHQVEFMKQFEKQRGIAFFIIYYTHKDLFYYLTYDMLAFFWERATGGGRKSFRFEELNPEYVIPKKNGVFVPYLDVLQKDLEDREFLI
- a CDS encoding RluA family pseudouridine synthase — its product is MASSLDYKKGMIIMQLLIIKENEAGQRLDKYLHKYLKEAPNSFLYKMLRKKNIVLNGKKASGNEKLIIGDEIRLFFSEETLEKMKGKGSEIPESLDRQYKDYKKAYEAYGKLPVIYEDHHVLIVNKPAGLLTQKAHPEDLSLNEWFIGYLLMHGEITKEELHTFRPSVCNRLDRNTSGMVICGKTIAGSQKMSELLKDRSLHKYYRLYVKGKIVHATLIEGYLTKDEKKNKVVVTKRPNGAESSFIKTKYEPLKVIGDKTLLEVELITGKTHQIRAHLASIGHPLLGDYKYGDRKFNDNYKKKYKVESQLLHAHRLEFPVLTGEFEAISEKKLIAEEPPIFHLIEDDL